The sequence below is a genomic window from Phoenix dactylifera cultivar Barhee BC4 chromosome 16, palm_55x_up_171113_PBpolish2nd_filt_p, whole genome shotgun sequence.
TCTAAATGTTGAAGAATATTATTGGGATTTGGGAGGCCTTTCTTTTTTGGCAAAGGGAAATCTTGATATCATCCAGTTTCCTCTCGTGCTAGCCCGGTTTACCTTGGACGGCAACGCAATCAACGTGGTGGACCTGCGGTGGAGAAGCAGCACCGGGGACATAGACTGCGCCCTCACGGTGCAGTGCGGTCCGCATGGTCCATAGACCGCGATCGACCAAATTGGCAATGGTATTTACTGCCATGCTAAGGATTATCTGCTGTTTTTTTTAAGTACATCGGCAGCTCACATTAGTCTCGCATGAGCATTGCCATCAGAGTCAAGGAATAAAATACTCCATAAAGATGGAAGAACAGATTCAAAGTGGGTCTAGGGAATCTTTTCAAAATGGTGAGCAACGACCTAATCAGTAGCTCGATTCGTCTTCCGAAATATATGTATAATCTGGTAGGCATGGTACTCTCTAAACTCTGAATGTGATCTCCTGTTCAAAGCATTGCTATCGGTATCCTAAAgaggtatttttttttgtttagcaCCGGCGGCTAAAAGCTGGGCTTTCGCGATGTGCCCCTGAGATCGTCGAGTAGGCCGGCCCACAATTAGAAGACGCCGGGCCAGCCCGGTCTAGAAGTAGATCTAGGCCGGCATCCCGGTGGAACAGTCCCGGTCCCCACCTCCCCCCCCACCACCCCCCGCCGCCCTAAAACTGCAATCCCGCCTggccgcctctctctctctctctctctctctctccccctcgctCCTGTCATCGAACTCGAGACCGCACGCAAAGAAtggagaaggaaccggaggaGCTCCTCTGCGAAGCGGCCGCCGCCGGAGACTCCGCCAGGATCCAGGACCTCCTCGCCGCCGGCGCCGACCCATCCTACTTCGACTCCCAGGGGATAACTCCACTCATGCACGCCGCCCGCCACGGCCGCGCCGacgccgtccgcctcctcctcGCCGCCGGCGCCCCCTGGAACGCCCTATCTCCCTCCGGCCTCTCCGCCGGCGACCTCGCCATGGAGCACTCCCACCAGGACGCCTTCGACGCCCTTCTCAACGCCgccatccaggccgagctcgtcCTCGGAACCATCGCCCGCGCGGACCGCAaaaacggcggcggcggcggtggcgatTCCAACTATCTGGAGGAGAGGGTCGCCTTCAGCGAGGATAAGCTGATGGATGCGGAGAGCAAGGCGGTGATGATGGCGTGGGAGAGGCCGCTGATGGAGGCCCACGCGAGGGCCATCTGTGGGAGCGGCGGCGGGGGACGCGTCCTTAATATAGGCTTCGGGATGGGCCTCGTGGATGAGGCTATTCAGCGGTATAAGCCTCTGGAGCACACTATCGTGGAAGCTCATCCGGAGGTTCGTGACCGAATGCTTCGACTGGGGTGGGGAGAGAAGGAGAATGTGAAGATCGTGTTTGGCAGGTGGCAAGATGTCCTCTCTCAGCTCGGATCTTACGATGGTAAGATTTGTTCTCTCTCAATTTGATCGCTTTGATAGATAAAACTCTACGTGTTTTCTGAATCCTGCGAAGAGGAAATCTCATTCCCCGATCTCGCAACAAGAATTCATGGATAGGAGAACTTTATCTTCCCCTCTTGTCCATGTTTAGCTCCTTGCATGTTTATTGTGGGAAGGTTTCTTCACGgttcttgtttgttttttaaATTTGTTTTTATTTAGATACAAATGATTTCTCTTAcaaaaactcatattttattacATGCTTAGTCGATTTTTGTTTCTAAAATATCTCCTTACTGCAACCGTTAAAATATAtttcttgaatatttattttaCTATCTTACAAAGAAGTCGTTCATTAAGAGTGATATTGTAGGCGATCTatagaaatatgaaataaaatttagaaatgTTTGCCAACTCGACCTTAAGGGAGAGGGAACCTAAGAATAAGGAATGAATGAATCAATAACCATCATAGTTATGCCAGGATGTGAATTACTGACTCCGCCGCTAGTATTTAGGGCTAGAGATAATGTGCATGAATTCATTCATTGCTGCTCAAGATCTTTTCCCCCCAGAAATGAAATATTTATgatgttaaaaacaaagaagataAGAAGATAAATAATAAATACGTGATAATGGAATCATATTCACAATGTTGAACCCTTCTAGGGCATCTGAGAAAGGAATTAACTTATTTTAGTCACCTGCAAAAGGAATAGTAACACTTGTAGACTCTTCTAGTTTAATAGCTTGCATGCAAACATTTCTGTGGTAGCACGTTCTGTTTAACGTCATCGTTCTCAAGTATTAACCTCTCATTGGTTCGCCATCTTTTGGCGATGAAATGGCAATTGGTGACCTTTTTTTCTTATTAACAACTTAACTGATGGAGTGCTTTGTAGATGCAATCAAGTTATGTTTCGATGGCTTATGTGCGTTTTTCTGAtttttgaagtaaaaaaaaaaaagagaagaaaaattaaaGTCTAATGAAACATTTGTGCCTGTACAGGAATATTCTTCGACACCTATGGGGAATACTATGAGGACCTGAGGCAATTTCACCAGCACCTCCCTAGGCTACTAAAACCTGGAGGAATCTATTCATACTTCAATGGCCTTTGTGGTGGTAATGCATTTTTCCATGTAGTTTACTGTCAGTTAGTTTCACTAGAACTTGGAAATCTAGGATATTCTACACAATTCATTCCCTTGCCTGTTAAAGATTGCTTGGCGGAGGAGGTTTGGGAGGGTGTGAAACACAAATACTGGCAGCTGGACACATATTACCTCCCTGTTTGTCAGGCAGCATGTGATTCTGAATGAtattaatttgaattcgaatgtTTAACTGTTtggaatttgaggcatgtataAAATATGCACTTCCGCTGCATGCTGGATAGTTTTGGTATCTTTAACTTAAAGAAATGCAGTCTGATAAAATATACTTGGAAGCTTATTTGATGAACTGATTAAAATGCGACTTTGACTGTGACCAACAGGAGCCATCTATTAGATTTGGGCTTAATTTTGTGTTCTGAACTATTTACTGAGGCATCTGTCTTATTTCCTTTATAGGCttataaagttttcttttttctaatggCATGAACCAGGTTGGCAGTTGAAACCCGAAATGCCCAAAACCACCATAGAAGTCCTAGATATCATGCTCATTTTTCTCAATTAGCAGCAGGAGATTTTGGCCCTTTGGTTAAACCAATTTTATGCATGTTAGAATTTACCTTCAACAACAATTTTTAAGCTTTTTCTATGATCAGTTTCTGTTCATATTGCTGAAGATCCTTCACCTTTCAATTCACTTCTTGTAGCCTCATTATTTtctgtctttctttctttctttcttttttcgggAAAACTATAGCTGGGACCAGAGACATTTCAAATCCCTGATCCCTTAAAGAGTCATGCTCCATATGTTGTTTTTATTTGGGATCCATCCAGGTTCTCATCTCATTGGTTTACATTATATTATCCAAAAATAAACGTATATGATAGGATTTATTAAATGAGGTTGTCAGACAACTCTGAACAAGAATCATAGTTTATGTTCTTACATAATTATTGTGACCGGACCAAATACAAACTTATTTCTTGTGGCACAATATGCTTTTGACCATTTTAGTGACAACTTGATTATCTAGAGAAGAATTCTTTCAGACTGCTTAATACTATTTGAGTTGTAACGAAATCCATACTTGTGTAAGCACAAACTAGCTGACTGAAGCCTTTTCATGTTCCACTTAAGCTCTCAACAGCTTGATAACAAAGATTGCATCCATTAGAATTCCCTTTTTCTTGGATAATTATAGCATTTCTTTAAAAGggtgaagaaaaaaatatatcattaATGCCTAATCGAGTCCTTCCCTCATCATCTGGATGTCTTTCTCCTAGTCTTTGACCAGTATATGGGCAGTGATGCCATCATTTTACTGATGTCTAGATGCAGATGCCCCAAAACTTAAATATTTACTTTGCAATATTTAACTGGCTTCCCCTGCCAGTTTCTGATTGAGTGGTTGGTAGACCTTTATGCTGTGAGATTTCTAGTAATAAATAGTCAGAAAAATCATCATCGAACTTTCATTTGGATGGTACCTCTTCTTTGCCCTCTACCGTTTTGATCCTCGAGTCGCCTCTCCTGATCTCAAAAAAAGAGGTTAGTAAAATTCTATGTTTGCCTGGGGATCTAGGCTTCATGTCACCATTTTGTATTTTAGCGGACAAGCATAAGAATCCTAGCAGGTGCAAATGTGCACCCTGATTCCTTGAAAACTTTTTCCTCAAATAAATGAATAACTAACAGTGCCATTCGACTCCTAAAGTTTCCTCTGTTTTTGACATTAGGAATATGAACACTTCTATAGGATTTGTTTTGTATGGTCTTGTTTTATAAGTATGACAGTGGCACTGTACTCCTGAATTTCCTCATAAATCATTTCATCTGGTCCTATCATGCCTCATCAAAAGGAACTGATGCGTTCTTTGAATCAAATCAGTGGTATTCTCACACTTCTCTGGAGAGGTAAATGTATCCAAATTTTCCTGCATTCCAAGCAGCAGAGAGGAAACACAATTTtccgttctttttttttttcctctcttttccatAAAATTTCTTGCAGCCGACCAGACCTTAACTGAAATTgctattattaataattattgcTAAACAGATCAGCAGATTGTATTACCACTAAATAATAGGATCATTTTATGTCAAACTTTAGCATACACTGGCATTTATTAGTCTCCTGGAGCAGGTTAATTAGAAAAGCTGACTCATATGAGTGCTAATCTCAACATTAATTCCAGGGCCCAATTTGAATAAAAGTCTGATTTTTCTGAGGATCGTATACTGGGAGACCATGAACTAGTCTGCACTTTCCCAGTTCTCCAAACCAGAGCTATTACTCCTACCAAAACAAAACTGGCTCTTTAGTGGACAAATCTGTCGACTGGATTAGACAACTTACCTAGTGTACCTGGAAGGGTGAAATCAGGATATGCTGGAGAGGCATTGGATAACATCACCTTttgtttatatataaaaaaaaaaggtggactTCTTCTATGGAGGGAAGATGCTCCAAGGCTTGCATTATGCGTGCATGGAAAGTTCATCAATCCTCTCTTACCATTACATGGCATTATTCATGCATTTTGGATGGCAAAAGTTCAGTTGCCATGTCAAGGGCTTACGTATTTGAATCCTATAGTACAAAGTTGGGTTATGAAGCAGAAAAAGTCAAGATGCTAAAAATGGGAGTAAAAGGATATTATGAAACAGAAAAAAGGCAATCTAGAGGATGAgtgttgttcttttctttggagctcttttttggttttcttcTTGATTTGTAGCTTCTTCTTCAACCATGATCGAGGAAGAACCGACCATTTCATCATCATCGTTAAAAGGATGATTGATTTTTAGCCCTAGAAGATGCCATAGGCAACCTTAGTATAGTGTTGAAGTGGTGACATTGTTAGGGCTTGATTCTCATATCATCCAATAAACAAAAAGTAGGGCTCTACTTGGGCTTGGCTTGGCTTATAAATAAGTTGCTCgagctttggcacaaacttgaGCTGGGCTCAACAAGACTTGCTCGAGCCTAGCTCGGCTTGGTTAAGCTTTGAGCCGAGCTTTAATCAGCCAAGCCGAGCTTCTTTACTATATTTGAATAAGCTCTATGTTCATGCTCAGCTCATTTATGAGCCAAGCTTTAAAACATATTTGAGCTAGGCTGTTTTTTAGGTGACTGAGCTCAAGTGAGCCAAGAGCAAGCTGAGCCTAAGCTGCTCATGAGCAACCCAATTTGTTTGCAACCCTATCAACATTTACCTATCTATtaccattttttaaaaaaaatcattaagtTGCTCAACAGTGTGAAAAAacagcattattttattctaaacGCCATGTGAATCAAGAAAACAAagtttgcatatatatatatatatatatatatatatatataatatatatatatatatatatatatatatatatatatatatatatatatatatatatatatattggggcATGTTTGGATGACTAATAAGATCTCCCTTCAGGACATATGATAAGATCTTTTGACAGGGCATGTTCTTAATAAAATATAGTGGATGCCGGGGTGAAACAGGGCGACCAAAGGAGAAGTTAATCCTTAATTTTTATAGATAAGAAAATTTATCTCTTAAAAAGTAATTAGTTATCCCTATgtttttggataagataaagaagcgTTCAAAAGAAATTAGTTTTTCCTATAAACGAGGAAGTGGGTGCTCTATTTATCCCTGCGTTCatcatatttttgaaaaagattcTCCAAAAATCCCTGATAGCGTTTTAATGGCAGCAAAGGATATACGAATTTATAAATGAACTCAAAATGTCAATTTGAAaagtttatataaaatttacaaaagaaTACCTACTCTTGCTCTTTAAGCAGGATGTTAGGAGTTAGATTCAGGGCGGCAACACTAATCTTTTCGATCCTCTAATTAGTAAATTATTGGTTCCATAAGTTGTGACTGTATGCATCCAGTGTCTCTACCACAAAGTATCTCATTGGCTTCCAATAATCCCTATTATAAATTTATGACATTAAGTAATTTTTGATTACTTTAAACATGCAAGTATAATGCTTAGCAATCTAATGGCCCCACCTCCTATATCCACGATAAATTTTCTTtacaatatataaaatatttgctCCAATTACTAGATTCCTTAGCAATTGTGCAATTGCGGCAACCTTTGATCTAAAAGATTTTATTATTGTCCCTTCTGTTTACATGATTATtgcaagagagaaagagaaaaaaattctatgaaaaaaattaagaaactcAAAAAAGAGAGGATGTACTTAAGccaaaataaaagagaaaaaaaagaatgcatAATTACTCTTGTGCATATCGAAGATAGAACATTTAAacaatcttttttaaaaaataaaaatctagaaACCTAAGAAATTTGGAGATTCTCAAACGAGTCAGCTCTCAACCCAAGTCAAATAACCAGCGCTcactctctctttccctctttctttcctttccttccaTTTTTCATATGTGTTTCACGTGCGGTTCGCTTGCATGCCGGTCATCTCCCGGTCAGTTTCAGGTAAAAAAATGCACGGCCATCTCCGAATGCCGCGAGATCCCTCAAATTCCGGTGGGCCCCCCTCGGTCCGCTAACGGCTGCGCCGCGTCAGTCTTCTTCGTCCCCACACGCCAAAGCCAGAGCGAATGGATCGGCTTCTTTCCCTTTTCCTCCATAATATACGCCTAGAAACCGAGTTCTAGGCTTGGGATTGGGGTTAAATACTTCTTCTGAGATCTAAATCCGGTCCTAGAGATTTCCGGATGGCTACGTGCTTCGACCGGTGGGAGAAGGATCCCTTCTTCGCCGCCGCCGAGGAAGTCCAGGAAGCCGCCGACAGGTACCAATTTTTGTGTAGttttttctcctccttcctctaaTTCTAGTCGCCGAAGGATCTTTGGTTTCATTTCTCCCGATTTCCCTTTTCCAGAATGGAATCGCTGTATAGAAGATGGATTGCCGAGAGAAAAGCGGCTTCTAGCAACACCGGCAATGGTGAAGACGCCTCTGGCGAGCTCCTCAGGGAGCTTCATACGGCCCTCGGGACTGCAAAATGGCAGGTGACTTCTAAAGTTGCAATTTTGAAGCTAAGATTTGATTTACTCTATGGTTTTTTGGTAATGATTACTGATCAAGGAGGGATTTTGATTATTGTTGGATTATAATTTGCAGCTTGAGGAGTTAGATCGGGCGGTTAGGTCGAGTGATAAGGCTTGCTCG
It includes:
- the LOC120104061 gene encoding protein arginine N-methyltransferase 2-like, giving the protein MEKEPEELLCEAAAAGDSARIQDLLAAGADPSYFDSQGITPLMHAARHGRADAVRLLLAAGAPWNALSPSGLSAGDLAMEHSHQDAFDALLNAAIQAELVLGTIARADRKNGGGGGGDSNYLEERVAFSEDKLMDAESKAVMMAWERPLMEAHARAICGSGGGGRVLNIGFGMGLVDEAIQRYKPLEHTIVEAHPEVRDRMLRLGWGEKENVKIVFGRWQDVLSQLGSYDGIFFDTYGEYYEDLRQFHQHLPRLLKPGGIYSYFNGLCGGNAFFHVVYCQLVSLELGNLGYSTQFIPLPVKDCLAEEVWEGVKHKYWQLDTYYLPVCQAACDSE